Proteins from a single region of Coregonus clupeaformis isolate EN_2021a chromosome 19, ASM2061545v1, whole genome shotgun sequence:
- the LOC121550439 gene encoding 5-hydroxytryptamine receptor 3E-like, giving the protein MFLTFGNVSKTSANRGDWLTEAVELNAKGGRDDRNYLWVSLKMRPENPFLSLVLPSILIILADVVSFALPLGESKRIPFKVKLVLSFIMFLNILKDLLPGGGQCSPIIRKHFCFCLVILVLSMLQSMVLTRLAKCGTLWPCSRSKSKDSPLKDTDNEEESRPDITVIKLKASEEENNSPLQKVVKFLNKMAAQDQKKVRHHRFANKVDLICFCIYLTILIVYTAVILYFSFGSRCEIDHLEFWH; this is encoded by the exons ATGTTCCTGACCTTTGGGAATGTGAGCAAAACTAGCGCAAACCGCGGGGACTGGCTAACCGAGGCAGTGGAACTCAATGCTAAAGGAGGCAGAGATGATCGCAACTATCTATGG GTGTCGCTGAAAATGCGGCCCGAAAACCCGTTTCTGTCCCTGGTCCTGCCCAGCATACTGATCATCTTGGCTGATGTGGTGAGCTTCGCCCTGCCGCTGGGAGAGAGCAAGCGCATCCCCTTCAAGGTTAAACTGGTTCTCAGCTTCATCATGTTCCTCAACATCCTCAAGGACCTTCTGCCCGGAGGAGGCCAGTGCAGCCCCATCATCC GAAAGCACTTCTGTTTCTGTTTGGTCATCCTGGTGTTGAGCATGTTGCAGTCTATGGTGCTCACACGTCTGGCTAAGTGTGGCACTCTCTGGCCCTGCAGCCGCTCCAAGTCCAAAGACTCACCGCTTAAAGACACAGACAATGAAGAGG AATCCAGGCCTGATATTACTGTCATCAAACTGAAAGCCTCAGAGGAAGAGAATAATTCACCCCTCCAGAAGGTGGTGAAGTTTCTCAACAAAATGGCTGCACAAGACCAAAAAAAAGTTAGACACCATCGCTTTGCCAACAAAGTGGACTTGATCTGTTTCTGTATCTATCTCACCATCCTCATTGTTTATACAGCCGTCATTTTATATTTCTCCTTTGGTTCTCGATGTGAGATCGACCATTTAGAATTCTGGCATTAA